The Lewinellaceae bacterium genome includes a region encoding these proteins:
- a CDS encoding carbonic anhydrase family protein, whose translation MRKISFLSSMVILLLFSCKNQPVDNSGSTGHDATEAESQHLHWSYQGETGPEHWMEIEKESDCGGQHQSPINIIEVDASAVSGEELLLEFSYADSTRIHDVTNNGHSIQYNFELGDSIRFKGKKYALKQIHFHEPSEHLINGIRFPIEMHMVHAGEDGELTVLGIMGTEGKNSAPFQFLEKFLPVEKEESKIVDEAFNLNLNLPANHKDYFHYSGSLTTPPCSENVNWIVFKEPITLSLEQVKVLRSLMPVNNYRNEQPLNDRVVLRSF comes from the coding sequence ATGCGTAAAATTTCGTTTTTATCCAGCATGGTAATTCTGCTGCTGTTTTCTTGTAAGAATCAGCCGGTTGACAATAGTGGCTCAACAGGACATGATGCCACAGAGGCTGAAAGTCAACACCTGCACTGGAGCTACCAGGGAGAAACAGGTCCGGAACACTGGATGGAGATCGAAAAGGAATCGGACTGTGGTGGACAGCATCAATCTCCGATCAATATTATTGAGGTGGATGCCAGTGCGGTTTCCGGGGAAGAGCTTCTCCTTGAGTTCAGCTATGCAGACAGCACCAGAATCCATGACGTGACCAACAACGGGCACTCTATCCAATACAATTTTGAACTGGGCGATTCTATACGGTTTAAAGGAAAAAAGTACGCCCTTAAACAGATTCATTTCCATGAACCTTCCGAACATTTGATCAATGGTATCCGCTTCCCTATTGAAATGCACATGGTTCATGCCGGAGAAGATGGCGAATTGACGGTTTTGGGAATCATGGGAACAGAAGGGAAAAACAGCGCACCTTTTCAATTTTTGGAAAAATTCCTGCCTGTAGAAAAAGAAGAAAGCAAAATCGTCGATGAAGCGTTCAACCTGAATTTAAACCTGCCGGCCAACCACAAGGATTATTTTCATTACAGCGGCTCACTCACTACACCTCCTTGTTCAGAAAACGTCAACTGGATTGTCTTTAAAGAACCTATTACCTTATCCCTGGAACAAGTGAAGGTGTTACGCTCACTCATGCCCGTGAATAATTACCGGAACGAGCAACCTTTGAATGACCGGGTGGTATTGAGGAGTTTTTGA
- a CDS encoding GWxTD domain-containing protein — translation MNIRILFFTVLFFNALTMKAMEASLSYAGFKSPGQSSYVEVYFFITGGSLKYQVIDDSLQQASLDVLVMFKQGETIAHYDKFILNSPAEVKRINFSGIQRYALPDGTYDLEILMTDLNDAKNIKKYNSKVTLDFPEDELKQSDIQLLASVEKSEDASNPFVKNGFFMESLPGNFYTRQSGTLWFYNEIYHSDKVIGEDFILSCTVSRMEDGKEKTEILVNKRKHPEDIIPLLMQMDISKLRSGNYMLRVEVRDRDKGLLSQRSLPFQRSNPFLDAQDISLENINLEDEFVSELTDEQLRYSLLAMTPILPDNDVEVVNLMLRDKNQQAQRMYLFSFWAKKNPINPKLAYGDYIKVAAAVDKTFRSGFRFGFETDRGYTYLKYGQPNDIVREETEQSAPPYEIWSYYEFPKTGQRNVHFLFYNPSLAAEDFIILHSNAIGEYNNPNWERDLYRDAPTQIEGDDYFGDTGVQENINRKAKKILEDY, via the coding sequence ATGAATATCAGAATTCTTTTTTTTACAGTACTTTTTTTTAATGCTTTAACCATGAAGGCCATGGAGGCCAGCCTGAGTTATGCCGGGTTTAAGAGTCCGGGTCAGTCCTCCTATGTTGAAGTTTATTTTTTTATCACCGGAGGGTCATTGAAATATCAGGTGATCGACGATTCCCTGCAACAGGCCTCACTGGATGTGCTGGTGATGTTTAAACAAGGAGAGACCATTGCCCATTACGATAAATTTATCCTCAATAGTCCGGCAGAGGTGAAAAGAATCAATTTCTCAGGGATTCAGCGATATGCGTTACCCGATGGAACCTACGACCTTGAAATCCTGATGACGGATCTGAATGATGCAAAGAATATCAAAAAATACAACAGCAAGGTTACCCTGGACTTCCCGGAGGATGAACTCAAACAATCGGACATTCAACTGTTGGCCTCCGTAGAAAAAAGTGAAGATGCTTCTAATCCTTTTGTCAAAAACGGATTTTTTATGGAATCTCTCCCGGGTAATTTTTATACCAGACAGTCCGGTACGCTTTGGTTTTACAATGAAATTTATCATTCGGATAAAGTGATCGGGGAAGATTTTATCCTCAGCTGTACCGTCAGCAGGATGGAGGATGGAAAAGAAAAAACCGAAATTTTGGTCAATAAGCGAAAACACCCGGAAGACATCATTCCATTGCTCATGCAAATGGATATCTCCAAATTGCGGTCGGGAAATTATATGCTCAGGGTGGAAGTTCGCGATCGTGATAAAGGATTGCTGAGCCAACGTTCCCTCCCTTTTCAACGCAGCAACCCGTTTTTGGATGCACAGGATATTTCTCTGGAAAATATCAACCTCGAAGATGAGTTTGTTTCCGAACTGACCGATGAGCAATTGAGATACAGTCTGTTGGCGATGACTCCTATTTTGCCTGATAATGACGTGGAAGTGGTCAACCTGATGTTAAGAGATAAAAATCAGCAGGCTCAGCGTATGTATCTTTTTAGTTTCTGGGCCAAGAAAAACCCGATCAATCCAAAATTAGCTTACGGAGACTACATCAAAGTCGCTGCTGCGGTCGATAAAACTTTCCGATCAGGGTTTCGTTTCGGTTTTGAAACCGACAGGGGATATACCTATCTCAAATACGGACAACCTAACGACATTGTGCGGGAAGAAACGGAACAGTCTGCCCCTCCCTATGAAATTTGGTCTTACTACGAGTTTCCCAAAACGGGGCAGCGAAATGTCCATTTCCTGTTTTACAACCCTTCTCTTGCTGCGGAAGATTTTATCATCCTGCATAGTAATGCCATTGGCGAATACAACAATCCCAACTGGGAACGCGATCTGTACCGAGATGCTCCTACCCAGATTGAAGGGGATGATTATTTTGGAGATACAGGCGTACAGGAAAACATTAACCGTAAAGCAAAAAAAATCCTTGAGGATTATTAA
- the fbp gene encoding class 1 fructose-bisphosphatase: MSQITTLDEFIIHRQKDFPFASGELTGLLRDIGVAAKIVNREVNRAGLVNILGVANHQNTSGDTVQKLDMYANEKLIDCLKNSGECCGIASEENETFIPLPSVDGKNSKYVVVFDPLDGSTNIDVNVSVGTIFGIYRRLSDPANECIEADFLQKGTELVAAGYVLYGTSTMLVYTTGRGVNCFTLDPSIGEFCLSHKDIKIPANGKHYSVNQGYYLKFDVEMRRYIDHCSDMGLGLRYIGSMVADIHRILFQGGIFLYPNTRANPLGKLRILYECNPLAFVVEQAGGKAITTQLERVLEVELQELHQKATIAVGSPDMVDEMKSFVRKYSAQ; encoded by the coding sequence ATGAGCCAGATTACTACTTTAGATGAATTCATCATCCACCGACAAAAAGATTTTCCATTTGCTTCCGGGGAACTTACCGGATTATTGAGAGATATTGGGGTAGCCGCTAAAATAGTCAACCGCGAAGTCAACCGGGCGGGATTGGTCAATATCCTGGGGGTCGCCAATCACCAAAATACCTCAGGGGATACCGTCCAAAAACTGGATATGTATGCCAATGAAAAACTCATCGACTGTCTCAAAAACAGCGGGGAATGCTGTGGCATTGCCTCTGAAGAAAACGAAACTTTTATCCCCCTGCCTTCCGTTGACGGCAAGAATTCCAAGTATGTGGTTGTTTTTGACCCGCTCGACGGTTCCACCAATATTGATGTGAATGTTTCAGTGGGTACCATTTTTGGAATCTACCGACGATTAAGCGACCCGGCAAATGAATGTATTGAAGCTGATTTTTTGCAAAAGGGAACTGAACTGGTGGCGGCAGGTTATGTGCTTTACGGCACTTCCACTATGCTCGTCTATACCACCGGCCGGGGAGTAAACTGCTTTACCCTGGATCCTTCCATCGGTGAATTTTGCCTTTCTCACAAGGACATTAAAATTCCGGCTAACGGGAAACATTATTCCGTGAATCAGGGATATTACCTTAAATTCGATGTCGAAATGAGGCGTTATATCGACCATTGTTCAGATATGGGACTTGGCTTGAGGTATATAGGATCCATGGTAGCTGACATACACCGAATTTTGTTCCAGGGTGGAATATTCCTTTATCCCAATACCCGCGCCAATCCTTTAGGAAAACTAAGAATATTATATGAATGCAACCCCCTGGCTTTTGTCGTAGAACAAGCCGGAGGAAAAGCCATTACCACCCAACTTGAAAGGGTTTTGGAAGTGGAACTTCAGGAACTTCATCAAAAGGCTACCATCGCCGTTGGCTCCCCTGACATGGTGGATGAGATGAAATCTTTTGTTCGGAAATATAGTGCCCAGTGA